GCTGGCACAAGCAAATACGACCTCTACTGGTCCAGGGACGGATATACCACTCCTATCGTGGCCAATGCCACCTCCCCGGTCACCTACGTTCCGCCCGACTCCACGCCCAGCACCTATCGGGTGATCGCGACCAACGGCTGTTCCCTGACCGCAACCTACACCGATGGGATTGGCGCCGACACTGAAACGGCTCCCAACTTTGCCGGGGTCCAGAGTGTCATCGATTCCGACGGTTGTGCCCAATCCACGCTGACGATTTCATGGCTGGACGTCGAGGGAGACGGTCCCGAGGGGTGGAATGACGGCGGTTCCGGTGCAGGACCGAGGGTGTATCACATCTACCGGGATATGGAGGAAATTCCCGGGTCCCCTGTTCCGGACGGGATCACTTCAATCACGGACCAGCCGCCTGCTCCCGGTACGCCATATACCTACACCGTCCATGCTGTCAACATGGATGGATGTTACCGGGCAGGCTTAAGCCTCCCGGGAAGCGACCTCGTCGCAGGGCCGCCCGTTGCCGCATTGGCAGAGACACAGGCTTCCGACGAGTGTGGTCGGGATGAAGATCCAGCCCAGGGTGTCCTCATTTCCTGGGATCCCGTGACAGACTGGGGAGACAACGGCACCAACACACCAAACCGCAGGTATTACCTTTACTTCAGTGGGAATAACTTTGCCGCTCCCATCGCGATTGCACTGGAGGGTACGACATCCCTGACCTTCAACCCTGTGGATAATGTCCCCTACACCTACGGAATCACAGCCCGGAACGGCTGCAGCCAGATCCTTACCTATGATCCCAGTACTCCCGTTTTTGACAAGACTTCCTGCTCCCCATCCTGCACGGTGATCCTGGATGACGATTTTGACACGGTAAACAGCTTCACGGAAGATTGCCAGACCCGAAACTTATGGAACCAGACGGCAGGAGTGGGAAATGGAGGCTCAGCAGCATGGCAGGCCGACCTTCAGGGAAATCAGGAAAGAAACGAGGTCGCCTGCCTTCGAATGAGCAGCAATTTACAGATCATGTGGACCACGGACGTAAAACTTCGATTCTGGTCCTCCGTGAACCTTCCGGCCAGTGATGCGGGTGTTGTGGAGATCTGGACAGACGATTCGAACCTCTGGCGAAAAATTACGACGATCCCGTATCCTGCCCCCAGTGCCACAGTCTCGGATTACCTGGACGATGGGACCGGATCGTGCGCGACGGACGTCGTCATCCAGAACCAGCCGGCCTTTCAGGGAAGCGTCCCGGGCTTTGTTTACGAAGCCCGGCTGGACGGCTACCTCTCCTCTTCCACGACTCAGATTAACATCGGGTTCCGCGTGGCTTCCGATGGCGACAGCAATGCCTCCACCTGGACGATCGACGACGTGATGATCGGGTACGGCATTGCCGACAGTGTCTGGTGGTGGTCCCTCTCCGGTGATCTCTCTTCCGGGGTGGTGAAATCGGGCACAGAGGAAGCAAACTTCAGCTGGGAGGATGCCGGGATATTTCAGAACGACGAATTCCGCATCTACCGTAGCGACAACCCGGCAGACATAAGGAATGATCCATCCTCCGTCCTCAAATGGACGGAACCGGATACCGATGCCGATGTCTACACATGGACTTCCGACGACGGTAAGCCCACCGAAGGCCAATGCTGGTATTATAAGGTCTATGGCTACAAAGTCCCGTGTGGCGAGAGCAACCCGGGGGAAAACTGATACTGCGGGTATGACCTACAAGTATCCGCAAAAGAAACATGGGGTCTCACCCAAGAGAAAGGACTTTTACCAGCGAAGGCAAAAGGAGCGCCGTAAAAATCGCTGGAAAGCTCTGGCCATTTTCCTGGGCTTGATCGTCATTCTCTGCTTCATCCTCTTTTATCGATAGAATTCACTTCTGTTTGATGACTGCAAGTTGCGTTTCCATCCTGAACCCCTTACACTAAGGGTTCACCATGGATTCCACAGGCGAATACAACAGCAAACGATCCCCCTTTTCTCCTTATGACCGGAATATTCCATAATCTGAGAAATTTTTTCTTCCCCGTAGAAAAGGGACAGAAACTGGGTACCTTTTTGGGTGTCTTCACACCCTCCATTCTGACCATTCTGGGGGTTATCCTCTATCTTCGTATTGGATGGGTGGTCGGTTCGACGGGCCTCATGCCCGCTCTGCTTATTGTCGTCATTGCCAATTCAATCACCCTCGCAACGGCGCTCTCCGTTTCCGCCATTGCAACCAATATGTTTGTGGGTGCGGGCGGGGCTTACTACATCATTTCCAGGAGCCTGGGTCTTCAGATCGGAGGTGCCATCGGATTCCCCCTCTTTCTGGCCCAGACTTTTTCGGTGACCCTGTATGCCTTCGGTTTCGCAGAAAGCCTTCGGATCCTCTGGCCGGAAATCCCCCTGCAGCCCGTCGCTGCCCTGACCGTCCTGCTTGTCTCCTTTATCTCCGGACGTGGTGCGGGACTGGCCCTTAAGCTCCAGATTCCGATCATGATCCTTGTTGTCCTCTCTCTCCTCTCTCTGGCAGGCGGACTGACGGGTCCCGTTGAACTTAAAACCGGTTTTTTTCAGGGAGTGCCTGGATCCCCATCCTTCTGGTACGTCTTTGCCGTGTTCTTCCCGGCCGTTACCGGCATTATGGCGGGGGTCAGCCTCTCGGGCGACCTGAAAAACCCGACCCGGAGCATTCCCCGCGGAGCCCTGGCGGCTGTTCTTACGGGATTCATCGTCTACCTGATTGTGCCGATCATCCTGGCTGTTTCTGCGGATTCCACATCCCTCGTAAAAGACCCTCTGATCTGGATGAAAGTTTCGGCGGTCCCGTTCCTGATCCTTCCCGGACTCTGGGGAGCTATCCTTTCTTCGGCCATCGGCAGCATTCTGGGAGCTCCTCGAACGCTTGAAGCTCTCGCGGATGACGGTGTACTTCCCCACATTATTGGAAAAAATTCTCGATTCGGGGGCATCGGAATGGCCCATATCGTATCGAGTGTGGCAGCCTTGATCGGAGTCGCCATGGGAGACCTGAATGCGGTGGCTCCAGTCTTGACCATGTTTTTCCTCACAACCTACGGGATGGTGAATCTGGTCGCAGGCCTGGAACAGCTCAGCGGCGCACCCTCGTACCGGCCAACGGTACGGATCCCGTGGATTATATCCCTGGCCGGCGCAGCCGGGTGCTTCTGGGTGATGTTTTTGATTTCCAGTACCGCATGCCTGATTGCGATTCTTTCAGAAGTCGGAATCTATTTTATTCTTCGAAAAAGAGCCCTTACCGCATCCTGGGGAGATCTTCGCCATGGAGCCATGATCTCCCTCGCACGATCGACTCTCCTTCAGCTTCGACGTCTTCCTTCGGCGCCACGCAACTGGAGACCCCACATTCTCGTCTTCGCAGGCGATATCAATCGGAGAATCGACCTTGTACGTTTTGCCGCATGGCTCAACCAGGGTCGCGGTATTCTCACCGTGAGCCGCTTGATCGTGGGCGAGCTGGAAGAGCTGGCCTCTTCCATTCCGGATGAAATGGAACGGACACAACAAAGGCTGGAAGAGGCAGGATTAACAGCCTTTCCCGAAGTGGAAGTCGTCTCCTCTTTTGAGGAGGGTGTCATATCCACGATTCAGGCTCATGGAATCGCGGGGATTTCATCCAATACGATCATGTTCGGCTGGAGTGAAAAGCGGGAACGGCTGATCAGCCATCTGCGCATTCTCAGAAAAGCCAGTCTGCTGGGTAAATCAACGGTAATTTGCAGGATTCGTCCCAAGGAGTGGTCCCCCAGGGCCCGCAGGATCGACGTCTGGTGGGGTGGCCTGCAGAATAACGGGGATATGCTCCTCCTTTTCGCCTACCTTCTTACCGTGAACGCGGAATGGCGAAGTGCCAGAATACATGTCCGAAGCCTGGCATCTACAGCCATGATGAAAGAACAGACAGAGCGCACTCTCAAACGAATGCTGAAAGCGAGCCGAATTGAAGCGACCGTGGAGGTCACGCAAATCAGGGAAGGCGACTCAGTACAAGCAATGATCCACCGTCACTCCAGGGATGCCGATGTCGTCTTCATGGGACTTAGAGAACCCGGACACGACGAAGTTGCCAACTATGCAGATCGGTTAATTAATCTGGTGGGAGATCTGCCCACTGTTTTGCTTGTGCGGAACGCCAGCCCCTTTGCGGGTCACCTCCTTGGTGAACCAAACACACAGGAAAGTTGAAGATCTCGGAATGGAGTTACCCGTATTCATTCCATAAAGGACGGAAGCTATGCAATCTATTGAATGGATCTTCTCGCGAAGAAGCATTCGCCATTTTAAACCAGAAGTTATTGACGACAAGATTCTGACCTTACTCGTGAAGTGTGCCATGTACGCACCCTCCGCAGGGAATCAAAGACCCTGGTGCTATCTTGTCATTACCGATCGTGCCCTTCTCGACCAGATACCATTGGTTCACCCCTATGCCGCCATGTTGAAGGAGGCTTCCGCGGCAATTCTAGTTTGTGGCGATCCGGAAAGACAAAAGCATAGCGGGTACTGGGTCCAGGACTGTTCAGCGGCAACACAAAATATTTTATTGGGCGCACATTCGCTCGGTCTTGGTTCTGTCTGGCTCGGTGTCCACCCCAGAACAGAACGGGAGGAAGCCCTGCGTAAGCTTTTTTCGATTCCCGAACCCATCATTCCCTTTTCCCTGGTTGCCCTGGGATACCCGGCCACCTCGCCTGAAAACCCTGATCGATATGAAGGGGACAGGATTCGACATAACCAATGGAAATCACTATGGCAACTTGCTCCGGATTAGTATAAAACCAGGGGCAGACGCCGCTTTACAAGCGGCAGATATTATAAAAAACAGCAAGGTCCCGGTTTCCCGGGACCAGCCCCCAATTTCCTTTCATTCCGACAAATATCTTGTGAAGAGTATCACAGGCCTTACACCCTGTCAACCCGGGGTTCTGTTTCTTTTATTTCTTAAATATACAAGGCTTCTTATTATTCATATGTACATGCGGACATTTACATTCCGCCTTCTTGCATTTGTTTTCACGATAAGTTTTCGCCTGCACAATGTCCGTATCCCTATTGCAGGATGGCCAGTAGACGCGATATACTGAGGGACTGAAACAAGGAGGGGGACTCATGACCGATCAAAAAAAGAGCGAGAGCGACAAGCGGGCAATCTTCGACCACATTGATTCGATTTTCAGGGCCTTTGCCGACAAAGACAAGGAAGCCCTGATCCAGACACACATGGAGAACTGGCAGGGATTTACCGTACGCTCCAGGACGGTTGTCCGGGACCGGGTCCAGTACCTCGAAGAAATCGGAAATTTCCTGGAGCATCAGCACTGGCTTTCGTATGAAATTCTTGAAGAACAGACTACATTTCATGGTGACACGGCCATCGTCACCTACATTGCCGCCATTACAGGGGAAGATTCTCACCATGCCCCCTTTGAAAGCAAACTCCGGATTATGGATATATACGTTAAAACATCGGGTAAATGGAACCTGGCCGCATCCAGCGTCAGTCTTCACCCCGATGCCATTGACCGCCATCTGACGGCCGCCATCCGGGCCCGTCAAAATAATTAATGTAATATGTGACTTTTTACACATGTTCAAACTTGACATCCAGTATTTATGGTATAAAATCCATTGATTTATATTTAGAAATTATTCACAATAAAGATCAGGACCACGTCATGAGTAAACCTAAAACTCCATCGAAGCTCCAGTCGTACCGCGAACAACGCGCAATCGTGGAAGCCGGGGGAGGCAAAAAGAAGATCGACTCCCAGCATACACGCGGGAAAATGACGGCACGAGAGCGATTACAATCCCTCTATGATCCGGATTGTTTCGTGGAGAATAAGACTTTCATCCGTCATCGATGCCACCAGTTCGGCATGGATAAGGTTGAAATTCCTGCGGATGGCGTGGTCACCGGCGGCGGCCTTGTCAATGGTCGCCTGGTATATGCCTTCAGTCAGGATTTCACATGCAGCGGCGGAGCCGTGGGCGAAATGCACGCTCAGAAGATTGTCACCATCATGATGGATGCTCTTAAATGCGGCGCTCCCGTCGTTGGGTTCAATGACAGCGGTGGAGCAAGAATCCAGGAGGGAGTTGACTCTCTGAGCGGGTATGGAAAGATCTTCTATGCCAACACACTGCTCAGCGGCGTCGTTCCACAGATATCCATCATTGCAGGGCCCTGTGCCGGCGGTGCAGCATATAGTCCCGCCCTGACCGATTTTATTATCATGGTCAAAGGAATCAGTCAGATGTTTATTGCCGGGCCCAGCGTCATCAAGGCGGCTACCGGAGAGACCGTTTCACCGGAGGAGCTGGGTGGAGCCATGACTCACGCCACAACAAGCGGAAACATCCATTTTGTCGCAGAGAACGATCTGGATGCAATCCAGATCGCAAAACGCCTTCTTTCCTTCCTGCCTTCCAATAACCTCCAGGACCCACCCTCGATCCCGATCGAGGACCTTGTGGTTGAACCGGATGATGCCATGAATGACCTCGTACCGGATGATCCCAGGGCCCCGTACGATATGCATACCGTCATCTCTCACCTGGTGGATCGGGGGGACTTCCTGGAAATCCAGCGCGAGTTTGCTCCGAATTTAATTATTGGACTGGCCCGGATGGGAGGGCTCACGGTCGGCCTGATCGCCAATCAACCCATGCATCTTGCGGGAGTCCTGGACATCAACGCCAGCGACAAGGGAGCCCGTTTCATTCGATTTTGCAATGCCTTTAACATTCCCATCATTAACCTTGTCGACGTTCCGGGTTTTCTTCCCGGTGTGGATCAGGAATACGGCGGAATTATTCGCCACGGGGCCAAACTTCTTTTCAGCTACTCCCATGCAACCATACCCAAACTCACCATTATCCTGAGAAAGGCCTATGGTGGTGCCTATCTGGCCATGTGCAGCAAAGATCTGGGTGCCGATAGAGTCTACGCATGGCCGACAGCGGAAATAGCCGTTATGGGAGCGGAAGGAGCGGCAGCCGTGGTATTCCGCCATGAAATCGAAGCTTCGAGCGATCCGGACACCTGCCTGAAGGATAAGATCGAGGAGTATAGAAGAGAGTTTGCAAACCCCTATGCCGCTGCCGGAAGGGGCTGTCTGGACAACATTATTGAACCTGCGGAGACCCGTCGGCTGATTATCATGGCCCTGACCGCTTTAAAGGCCAAGAGGGAAAGTCGACCTCCCAAAAAACATGGCAATATCCCACTGTAAGAAATGACTCACCCAATCTTCTATGCCCTTACTCTTCTTGTTATAGGAATGGGAGTCGTGGCGGCCTCCCTTTCTTTGATTCTTGTTACCGTCTGGCTGATCGGAAAGATGGACTCTCTTTTTGCAGCAACCAAAGTGAAAAAAAAGGCGGACGAAGCCGTAAAAGAGATCCCGGAGCATATACATGCCGTGCTGGTGGCTGCCGTTGCCACAGCCCTCGACAGGCCCCACATCATCCACCACATTCGAATGAGACCGGCCGGCGTTCAGGAATCGTGGTCTCAGATGGGCCGACTCGACATTATGCGGAGCCATAATCCCGCTTCTACAAAACCGTGAGTGTGAAGGACAGGAGGAAATCGTGAAACGTCTCAGGATTACCCTTGATAATAAAGTCTATGAGGTTACCGTTGAGATCCTGGAGGATGATGAGACTCACTATCCTGGATCCCCGGCCGCTGCACAGGGCTGGGTCCCTCCCACCCCTGCTCCATCTGCGCCCCCCCCTGCTCCGGCACCCCACCGTCGCCCCGTTCCTCCCTCATCTTCAGGGGATGTCCTGGCTCCCATCGTAGGGACTGTGAGAAAGATTCTCGTGGAAACGGGGAGTGAGGTACGGGAAAATCAGCCACTCATGGTGCTGGATGCCATGAAAATGGACACGTACATCAACGCTCCCCACGCCGGGACCATCGATCAAATCCTCTGCAAGATTGGAGACAGCGTTCAGGCCGGCCAGAAGGTCATGAGCTTTCAATAGTCCATGATTGACCACCTCATCCGGTACCTGGAAGCGACGGGGTTTTCAAACCTCACTCTTGATCATGTCATCATGATCGGTGTCGCATGTCTATTGATCTACCTCGCGATTGCGAAGAAATTTGAACCTCTCCTCCTGATTCCCATCGGGTTTGGAGCCCTGCTGATCAACCTCCCCGCCAACGGCCTCATGGCCCCTCCCCACGGAGAAGAAATTGGAGGCCTTTTCTGGTACATCTACCACGGCATTAAACTTGAAATATTCCCTCCTCTCATCTTCCTTGGAATCGGAGCCATGACCGATTTTGGCCCACTGATTGCGAACCCCCGCATGCTTCTTCTGGGAGCAGCAGCACAATTTGGCATCTTCGCAACTCTGCTGGGCGCAGTTGCCATGGGCTTTACCCCTACTGAAGCGGCTTCCATCGGCATCATCGGAGGTGCGGACGGACCCACATCTATCTTTGTATCTGCGAAAC
This sequence is a window from Thermoanaerobaculia bacterium. Protein-coding genes within it:
- a CDS encoding OadG family protein, producing MTHPIFYALTLLVIGMGVVAASLSLILVTVWLIGKMDSLFAATKVKKKADEAVKEIPEHIHAVLVAAVATALDRPHIIHHIRMRPAGVQESWSQMGRLDIMRSHNPASTKP
- a CDS encoding acetyl-CoA carboxylase biotin carboxyl carrier protein subunit (composes the biotin carboxyl carrier protein subunit of the acetyl-CoA carboxylase complex, the enzyme that catalyzes the carboxylation of acetyl-CoA to malonyl-CoA, which in turn controls the rate of fatty acid metabolism), producing MKRLRITLDNKVYEVTVEILEDDETHYPGSPAAAQGWVPPTPAPSAPPPAPAPHRRPVPPSSSGDVLAPIVGTVRKILVETGSEVRENQPLMVLDAMKMDTYINAPHAGTIDQILCKIGDSVQAGQKVMSFQ
- a CDS encoding nuclear transport factor 2 family protein, coding for MTDQKKSESDKRAIFDHIDSIFRAFADKDKEALIQTHMENWQGFTVRSRTVVRDRVQYLEEIGNFLEHQHWLSYEILEEQTTFHGDTAIVTYIAAITGEDSHHAPFESKLRIMDIYVKTSGKWNLAASSVSLHPDAIDRHLTAAIRARQNN
- a CDS encoding nitroreductase family protein; the protein is MQSIEWIFSRRSIRHFKPEVIDDKILTLLVKCAMYAPSAGNQRPWCYLVITDRALLDQIPLVHPYAAMLKEASAAILVCGDPERQKHSGYWVQDCSAATQNILLGAHSLGLGSVWLGVHPRTEREEALRKLFSIPEPIIPFSLVALGYPATSPENPDRYEGDRIRHNQWKSLWQLAPD
- a CDS encoding carboxyl transferase domain-containing protein — its product is MSKPKTPSKLQSYREQRAIVEAGGGKKKIDSQHTRGKMTARERLQSLYDPDCFVENKTFIRHRCHQFGMDKVEIPADGVVTGGGLVNGRLVYAFSQDFTCSGGAVGEMHAQKIVTIMMDALKCGAPVVGFNDSGGARIQEGVDSLSGYGKIFYANTLLSGVVPQISIIAGPCAGGAAYSPALTDFIIMVKGISQMFIAGPSVIKAATGETVSPEELGGAMTHATTSGNIHFVAENDLDAIQIAKRLLSFLPSNNLQDPPSIPIEDLVVEPDDAMNDLVPDDPRAPYDMHTVISHLVDRGDFLEIQREFAPNLIIGLARMGGLTVGLIANQPMHLAGVLDINASDKGARFIRFCNAFNIPIINLVDVPGFLPGVDQEYGGIIRHGAKLLFSYSHATIPKLTIILRKAYGGAYLAMCSKDLGADRVYAWPTAEIAVMGAEGAAAVVFRHEIEASSDPDTCLKDKIEEYRREFANPYAAAGRGCLDNIIEPAETRRLIIMALTALKAKRESRPPKKHGNIPL
- a CDS encoding Na-K-Cl cotransporter, whose protein sequence is MTGIFHNLRNFFFPVEKGQKLGTFLGVFTPSILTILGVILYLRIGWVVGSTGLMPALLIVVIANSITLATALSVSAIATNMFVGAGGAYYIISRSLGLQIGGAIGFPLFLAQTFSVTLYAFGFAESLRILWPEIPLQPVAALTVLLVSFISGRGAGLALKLQIPIMILVVLSLLSLAGGLTGPVELKTGFFQGVPGSPSFWYVFAVFFPAVTGIMAGVSLSGDLKNPTRSIPRGALAAVLTGFIVYLIVPIILAVSADSTSLVKDPLIWMKVSAVPFLILPGLWGAILSSAIGSILGAPRTLEALADDGVLPHIIGKNSRFGGIGMAHIVSSVAALIGVAMGDLNAVAPVLTMFFLTTYGMVNLVAGLEQLSGAPSYRPTVRIPWIISLAGAAGCFWVMFLISSTACLIAILSEVGIYFILRKRALTASWGDLRHGAMISLARSTLLQLRRLPSAPRNWRPHILVFAGDINRRIDLVRFAAWLNQGRGILTVSRLIVGELEELASSIPDEMERTQQRLEEAGLTAFPEVEVVSSFEEGVISTIQAHGIAGISSNTIMFGWSEKRERLISHLRILRKASLLGKSTVICRIRPKEWSPRARRIDVWWGGLQNNGDMLLLFAYLLTVNAEWRSARIHVRSLASTAMMKEQTERTLKRMLKASRIEATVEVTQIREGDSVQAMIHRHSRDADVVFMGLREPGHDEVANYADRLINLVGDLPTVLLVRNASPFAGHLLGEPNTQES